TCCTTTCTTCTCAAGACGTGTGAGAATCGGATATAATGTCCCTTCCTGAATGTCCTCAAAACCATATTCTCTTAATATAACAATCAGCTCGTATCCGTATGTTTCCTTGCGTGAAATGATGGCAAGAACACATCCTTCTAATACACCTTTAAGTAACTGCTTGTCATCCACAGCTTATCACCTCTGACTCAATCATAGACTTGCTATTTGTTTATGTCAAGTAGTGGGAATAACTTTGAGTTTAAATGTATTTATCACCCCCATACTAGATCCACTTTTTAGTTCGTTTATGTATAATTTGTGAATTATTGAACAAAAAAAGGTGAGTGATTGACCGATCGTCTTCACGCACCTTTAGAGTATTATGCTTTATGATATTTCAGAATTACCATCCCATCATCAATGAATGTTTTATCAAGCACTAATGAAATCGGAACTCTGAAATCGTGGAATAAACGACGTCCAGATCCTAAAAGGACTGGAATGATTCCAATGATGTACTCATCAATCACATCGTTTTCAATAAATTTCTCAACAAGCCGTGCGCCACCAAACAACCAGATGTCCTTACCTGCTTCATTGTTTTTTAGATTCACGACATGTTTTACGATATCTCCATGGATAAACTCTATGTGTTCAAATTGAGTCTTATAGTTTGGATTATTGGTTGCGACTAAAATCTTTTTGTGTTCAGAATCTTTAATGAAGTCAATTCCACAATCTTCAAGTGAGACACGTCCCATGACGATGGTATCAATTGATTCTGCCCAAGTATTAATATCAAATTTTTCATGGGAGTCAAGGGAATGATTCCCGTGTCCTTTAATCCATTCATATCCCCCATCAACATCACAAATATAACCGTCCAAAGACATTGCTAAATTCAAGACAATTTTTCTCATATGCTAAATCCTACCTTATAAGAATAATGTATCACAAACCAGATAAAATAGACACACTTATAACTGTAATTCTTTAACTGGAATGTAGATTTCAGAGAATTTGTAACTTGGATCAAGATTACTATCAATTGTATAAGAAAATGTTGGTGCATCAACCAGTTCATAATTTGAGCTGGGTAACCATTTTGCGTAAATATCAGCGTGTAAATTTTGCATTTTTTCTGGAAATGGTCCATCGCATGTGAACACTGCCCATGTATGACTTGAAACGTCTTTTTCTTCCAGGGTTTCACAATGTGTATCGTATGATGTCATGACCCCTATCATATGGATTAGTGAACCGGATTCTTGTGTAAAATTCGTGTCTGAATCCCATGATATATTCAAAATTTGCTTTGGATCCATCGTTTTCACCTGATGCATTTCTGTGCGTTGTTTTTGCGTTATGGATTGGGCTAATGCCACGATTTCCGTATTCACGCCTTCAAATTGAAGCGAGACACGTTTGCTCACTCCTGCAAACTTGAACGCTGGCAATTGTACAAGTTTAACTTGCATTGTAGTTCCTCCTTCTACCTGTATTTTGAAAGAGAGTTTTGGTGTTGTGGTGATGATGTGATGCCTTCTAACTTCAGAAGGCAAAATCCCACTCCACGCCTTATAAGCGCGTGTGAAACCATCAAGTGACTCATAACAGTACGTATAGGCAACTTCAGTGATTGATACACCATTTAGTAGGTCTTGTGTTGCGGATGTGAGACGTCGACACTTAATATACTCACTCAAACTCATTTGAGACAAAAAGAAGAATACCTTTTTGAGTTGAATCTCTGGCATCCCACTTACCTCAACAAGCATCTCAAGTGTTAGTGTTTTTTTTAGGTGTGATTCAATCATGTCAATCACTGCATTCAATCCTTTAATCATCAATAAACCACCTCTTTCCTATGTATCATATCAATTTAATGTGTCATTCACTCGACATTACACACCAAACTTAGTCGATTCTATTACGATTTGATTGGCGAAC
This DNA window, taken from Erysipelothrix larvae, encodes the following:
- a CDS encoding PadR family transcriptional regulator; translated protein: MDDKQLLKGVLEGCVLAIISRKETYGYELIVILREYGFEDIQEGTLYPILTRLEKKGYIRARGVRSEIGPIRKYFSITAVGRYHLSQFVQSYAKLTQRSLKILKEVN
- a CDS encoding dihydrofolate reductase family protein, which translates into the protein MRKIVLNLAMSLDGYICDVDGGYEWIKGHGNHSLDSHEKFDINTWAESIDTIVMGRVSLEDCGIDFIKDSEHKKILVATNNPNYKTQFEHIEFIHGDIVKHVVNLKNNEAGKDIWLFGGARLVEKFIENDVIDEYIIGIIPVLLGSGRRLFHDFRVPISLVLDKTFIDDGMVILKYHKA
- a CDS encoding AraC family transcriptional regulator; amino-acid sequence: MIKGLNAVIDMIESHLKKTLTLEMLVEVSGMPEIQLKKVFFFLSQMSLSEYIKCRRLTSATQDLLNGVSITEVAYTYCYESLDGFTRAYKAWSGILPSEVRRHHIITTTPKLSFKIQVEGGTTMQVKLVQLPAFKFAGVSKRVSLQFEGVNTEIVALAQSITQKQRTEMHQVKTMDPKQILNISWDSDTNFTQESGSLIHMIGVMTSYDTHCETLEEKDVSSHTWAVFTCDGPFPEKMQNLHADIYAKWLPSSNYELVDAPTFSYTIDSNLDPSYKFSEIYIPVKELQL